A region of Neovison vison isolate M4711 chromosome 7, ASM_NN_V1, whole genome shotgun sequence DNA encodes the following proteins:
- the CTCF gene encoding transcriptional repressor CTCF isoform X2 → MEGEAVEAIVEESETFIKGKERKTYQRRREGGQEEDTCHLPQNQTDGGEVVQDVNSSVQMVMMEQLDPTLLQMKTEVMEGTVAPEAEAAVDDTQIITLQVVNMEEQPINIGELQLVQVPVPVTVPVATTSVEELQGAYENEVSKEGLAESEPMICHTLPLPEGFQVVKVGANGEVETLEQGELPPQEDPSWQKDPDYQPPAKKTKKTKKSKLRYTEEGKDVDVSVYDFEEEQQEGLLSEVNAEKVVGNMKPPKPTKIKKKGVKKTFQCELCSYTCPRRSNLDRHMKSHTDERPHKCHLCGRAFRTVTLLRNHLNTHTGTRPHKCPDCDMAFVTSGELVRHRRYKHTHEKPFKCSMCDYASVEVSKLKRHIRSHTGERPFQCSLCSYASRDTYKLKRHMRTHSGEKPYECYICHARFTQSGTMKMHILQKHTENVAKFHCPHCDTVIARKSDLGVHLRKQHSYIEQGKKCRYCDAVFHERYALIQHQKSHKNEKRFKCDQCDYACRQERHMIMHKRTHTGEKPYACSHCDKTFRQKQLLDMHFKRYHDPNFVPAAFVCSKCGKTFTRRNTMARHADNCAGPDGVEGENGGETKKSKRGRKRKMRSKKEDSSDSENAEPDLDDNEDEEEPAVEIEPEPEPQPVTPAPPPAKKRRGRPPGRTNQPKQTQPIIQVEDQNTGAIENIIVEVKKEPDAEPGEGEEEEAQPAATDAPNGDLTPEMILSMMDR, encoded by the exons ATGGAAGGTGAGGCGGTTGAAGCCATTGTTGAAGAGTCTGAAACTTTcattaaaggaaaggaaagaaagacttaCCAGAGACGCCGGGAAGGGGGCCAGGAAGAGGACACTTGCCACCTGCCCCAGAACCAGACTGATGGGGGTGAGGTGGTCCAGGATGTCAATAGCAGTGTACAGATGGTGATGATGGAACAGCTGGATCCCACCCTTCTTCAGATGAAGACTGAAGTAATGGAGGGTACAGTCGCTCCAGAAGCAGAGGCTGCTGTGGACGATACCCAGATCATAACCTTGCAGGTTGTAAATATGGAGGAACAGCCCATAAACATAGGAGAGCTTCAGCTTGTCCAAGTACCCGTTCCTGTGACTGTACCTGTTGCCACTACTTCAGTAGAAGAACTTCAGGGGGCTTATGAGAATGAAGTGTCTAAAGAGGGCCTTGCAGAAAGCGAACCTATGATATGTCACACCTTACCTTTGCCTGAAGGGTTTCAAGTGGTGAAAGTAGGGGCCAATGGAGAGGTGGAGACACTAGAGCAAGGAGAACTTCCACCTCAAGAAGATCCTAGTTGGCAAAAAGACCCAGATTATCAGCCACcagccaaaaaaacaaagaaaaccaaaaagagcaAACTGCGTTACACAGAGGAGGGCAAAGATGTGGATGTGTCTGTCTACGATTTTGAGGAAGAGCAGCAGGAGGGTCTGCTATCGGAGGTTAATGCAGAGAAAGTGGTTGGTAACATGAAGCCtccaaaaccaacaaaaattaaaaagaaag gTGTAAAGAAGACATTCCAGTGTGAGCTTTGCAGTTACACATGTCCACGGCGTTCAAATTTGGATCGTCACATGAAAAGTCACACTGATGAGAGACCACACAAGTGCCATCTCTGTGGCAGGGCATTCAGAACAGTCACCCTCCTGAGGAATCAccttaacacacacacag GTACTCGTCCTCACAAGTGCCCAGACTGTGACATGGCCTTTGTGACTAGTGGAGAATTGGTGCGGCATCGTCGTTATAAACACACCCATGAGAAGCCATTTAAGTGTTCCATGTGCGATTACGCCAGTGTAGAA GTCAGCAAATTGAAACGTCACATTCGCTCTCATACTGGGGAGCGTCCGTTCCAGTGTAGCTTGTGCAGTTACGCCAGCAGGGACACATACAAGCTGAAAAGGCACATGAGAACTCATTCAG GGGAAAAACCTTATGAATGTTATATTTGTCATGCTCGGTTTACCCAAAGTGGTACCATGAAGATGCACATTTTACAGAAGCACACAGAAAATGTGGCCAAATTTCACTGTCCCCACTGTGACACTGTCATAGCCCGAAAAAGTGATTTGG GTGTCCACTTGCGAAAGCAGCATTCCTACATCGAGCAAGGCAAGAAATGTCGATACTGCGATGCTGTATTTCATGAGCGCTATGCCCTCATCCAGCATCAGAAGTCACACAAGAACGAGAAGCGCTTTAAGTGTGACCAGTGTGATTACGCTTGCAGACAG GAGAGGCACATGATCATGCACAAGCGCACGCACACCGGGGAGAAGCCTTACGCCTGCAGCCACTGCGACAAGACCTTCCGCCAGAAACAGCTCCTCGACATGCACTTCAAACGCTATCATGACCCCAACTTTGTCCCTGCGGCCTTTGTCTGTTCGAAGTGTGGGAAGACCTTTACACGCCGG AATACCATGGCAAGACATGCTGACAATTGTGCTGGTCCAGATGGTGTAGAAGGGGAAAATGGAGGGGAAACAAAGAAGAGTAAACGtggtagaaaaagaaagatgcGTTCCAAAAAAGAAGACTCCTCTGACAGTG AAAATGCTGAGCCAGACCTGGATGACAATGAGGATGAGGAAGAACCTGCTGTGGAAATTGAACCCGAGCCAGAGCCTCAGCCTGTGACCCCAGCCCCACCACCTGCCAAAAAGCGGAGAGGACGCCCCCCTGGCAGAACCAACCAGCCCAAACAGACCCAGC CCATCATCCAAGTGGAAGACCAGAATACAGGTGCAATTGAGAACATTATAGTTGAAGTCAAAAAGGAGCCAGACGCGGAgcccggggagggggaggaagaggaggcccaGCCAGCTGCCACAGACGCCCCCAACGGAGACCTCACGCCCGAAATGATCCTCAGCATGATGGACCGGTGA
- the CTCF gene encoding transcriptional repressor CTCF isoform X1 has product MEGEAVEAIVEESETFIKGKERKTYQRRREGGQEEDTCHLPQNQTDGGEVVQDVNSSVQMVMMEQLDPTLLQMKTEVMEGTVAPEAEAAVDDTQIITLQVVNMEEQPINIGELQLVQVPVPVTVPVATTSVEELQGAYENEVSKEGLAESEPMICHTLPLPEGFQVVKVGANGEVETLEQGELPPQEDPSWQKDPDYQPPAKKTKKTKKSKLRYTEEGKDVDVSVYDFEEEQQEGLLSEVNAEKVVGNMKPPKPTKIKKKGVKKTFQCELCSYTCPRRSNLDRHMKSHTDERPHKCHLCGRAFRTVTLLRNHLNTHTGTRPHKCPDCDMAFVTSGELVRHRRYKHTHEKPFKCSMCDYASVEVSKLKRHIRSHTGERPFQCSLCSYASRDTYKLKRHMRTHSGEKPYECYICHARFTQSGTMKMHILQKHTENVAKFHCPHCDTVIARKSDLGVHLRKQHSYIEQGKKCRYCDAVFHERYALIQHQKSHKNEKRFKCDQCDYACRQERHMIMHKRTHTGEKPYACSHCDKTFRQKQLLDMHFKRYHDPNFVPAAFVCSKCGKTFTRRNTMARHADNCAGPDGVEGENGGETKKSKRGRKRKMRSKKEDSSDSENAEPDLDDNEDEEEPAVEIEPEPEPQPVTPAPPPAKKRRGRPPGRTNQPKQTQPTAIIQVEDQNTGAIENIIVEVKKEPDAEPGEGEEEEAQPAATDAPNGDLTPEMILSMMDR; this is encoded by the exons ATGGAAGGTGAGGCGGTTGAAGCCATTGTTGAAGAGTCTGAAACTTTcattaaaggaaaggaaagaaagacttaCCAGAGACGCCGGGAAGGGGGCCAGGAAGAGGACACTTGCCACCTGCCCCAGAACCAGACTGATGGGGGTGAGGTGGTCCAGGATGTCAATAGCAGTGTACAGATGGTGATGATGGAACAGCTGGATCCCACCCTTCTTCAGATGAAGACTGAAGTAATGGAGGGTACAGTCGCTCCAGAAGCAGAGGCTGCTGTGGACGATACCCAGATCATAACCTTGCAGGTTGTAAATATGGAGGAACAGCCCATAAACATAGGAGAGCTTCAGCTTGTCCAAGTACCCGTTCCTGTGACTGTACCTGTTGCCACTACTTCAGTAGAAGAACTTCAGGGGGCTTATGAGAATGAAGTGTCTAAAGAGGGCCTTGCAGAAAGCGAACCTATGATATGTCACACCTTACCTTTGCCTGAAGGGTTTCAAGTGGTGAAAGTAGGGGCCAATGGAGAGGTGGAGACACTAGAGCAAGGAGAACTTCCACCTCAAGAAGATCCTAGTTGGCAAAAAGACCCAGATTATCAGCCACcagccaaaaaaacaaagaaaaccaaaaagagcaAACTGCGTTACACAGAGGAGGGCAAAGATGTGGATGTGTCTGTCTACGATTTTGAGGAAGAGCAGCAGGAGGGTCTGCTATCGGAGGTTAATGCAGAGAAAGTGGTTGGTAACATGAAGCCtccaaaaccaacaaaaattaaaaagaaag gTGTAAAGAAGACATTCCAGTGTGAGCTTTGCAGTTACACATGTCCACGGCGTTCAAATTTGGATCGTCACATGAAAAGTCACACTGATGAGAGACCACACAAGTGCCATCTCTGTGGCAGGGCATTCAGAACAGTCACCCTCCTGAGGAATCAccttaacacacacacag GTACTCGTCCTCACAAGTGCCCAGACTGTGACATGGCCTTTGTGACTAGTGGAGAATTGGTGCGGCATCGTCGTTATAAACACACCCATGAGAAGCCATTTAAGTGTTCCATGTGCGATTACGCCAGTGTAGAA GTCAGCAAATTGAAACGTCACATTCGCTCTCATACTGGGGAGCGTCCGTTCCAGTGTAGCTTGTGCAGTTACGCCAGCAGGGACACATACAAGCTGAAAAGGCACATGAGAACTCATTCAG GGGAAAAACCTTATGAATGTTATATTTGTCATGCTCGGTTTACCCAAAGTGGTACCATGAAGATGCACATTTTACAGAAGCACACAGAAAATGTGGCCAAATTTCACTGTCCCCACTGTGACACTGTCATAGCCCGAAAAAGTGATTTGG GTGTCCACTTGCGAAAGCAGCATTCCTACATCGAGCAAGGCAAGAAATGTCGATACTGCGATGCTGTATTTCATGAGCGCTATGCCCTCATCCAGCATCAGAAGTCACACAAGAACGAGAAGCGCTTTAAGTGTGACCAGTGTGATTACGCTTGCAGACAG GAGAGGCACATGATCATGCACAAGCGCACGCACACCGGGGAGAAGCCTTACGCCTGCAGCCACTGCGACAAGACCTTCCGCCAGAAACAGCTCCTCGACATGCACTTCAAACGCTATCATGACCCCAACTTTGTCCCTGCGGCCTTTGTCTGTTCGAAGTGTGGGAAGACCTTTACACGCCGG AATACCATGGCAAGACATGCTGACAATTGTGCTGGTCCAGATGGTGTAGAAGGGGAAAATGGAGGGGAAACAAAGAAGAGTAAACGtggtagaaaaagaaagatgcGTTCCAAAAAAGAAGACTCCTCTGACAGTG AAAATGCTGAGCCAGACCTGGATGACAATGAGGATGAGGAAGAACCTGCTGTGGAAATTGAACCCGAGCCAGAGCCTCAGCCTGTGACCCCAGCCCCACCACCTGCCAAAAAGCGGAGAGGACGCCCCCCTGGCAGAACCAACCAGCCCAAACAGACCCAGC CAACAGCCATCATCCAAGTGGAAGACCAGAATACAGGTGCAATTGAGAACATTATAGTTGAAGTCAAAAAGGAGCCAGACGCGGAgcccggggagggggaggaagaggaggcccaGCCAGCTGCCACAGACGCCCCCAACGGAGACCTCACGCCCGAAATGATCCTCAGCATGATGGACCGGTGA